From Pagrus major chromosome 2, Pma_NU_1.0, one genomic window encodes:
- the slitrk3a gene encoding SLIT and NTRK-like protein 3 — MLWVTLLSTIALGWTTPIPLLEDSEEIDEPCFEPCYCEGKEGIFHVHCDSKGFTNVSQISQIWSRPFKLNLQRNSMRKLYFNSFLHLNNAISINLGNNALQDIHAGAFNGLGILKRLFLHENKLEVFRNDTFLGLESLEYLQADYNVIKRIESGAFRHLHKLRVLILNDNLIPVLPNYLFRSVSLTHLDLRGNRLKTLPYRGMLEYVGRSLMEIQLEENPWNCVCEIVQLKTWLERIPYTALVGEITCEYPFHLHGKDLREIKRSELCPLLSDAEIEAKLGIPRVPFRNENAWPTKPSSMLSSFHNTASSVEYKERVIKPTKRPRPTKNPPTPRSIYPGMNQPPIAGYQTRPPIPIICPAGCTCNLHINDLGLTVNCKEKGFHNISELLPRPLNAKKLYLSGNLIQKIYRSDFWNFSSLDLLHLGNNRISYVQEGAFINLPNLKSLYLNGNDIERLTPGMFRGLQMLSYLYFEYNVIREIQPNSFSLMPNLQLVFLNDNLLRSLPTDAFAGTNLARLNLRNNYFLSMPVPGVLEHLTSIVQIDLHQNPWDCSCDIIPLKQWLEKLSSVIVVGDVICKTPEFAFGKDLRSLEVEVICPELKYSSGPSPALPGGDDLTTGSSDMGEAGGRGAVPLSVLILSLLILFISAVFVAAGLFAFVLRRRKKLPYRKRSEVDLTGIQMQCRIFEDPPRQSCAGNTGTPEKPAPSMHTHTHTSHTHAHGHVYDYIPHPVTQMCNNPIYKPREGEIAEEDRAQFSEKKDNGSSSNSNYRTLLEKEREWTLAVSNSQLNTIVTVNHTTADMAGFHENGGLCPTVIDSQRPTPTVGFVDCLYGTVPKLKDMHVAHAHPPGMQYPDLQQDARLKETLLFTAGKGCYPDPSQSDYLELRAKLQTKPDYLEVLEKSYRF; from the coding sequence ATGCTGTGGGTTACCTTGCTGAGCACCATAGCCTTAGGATGGACCACCCCGATCCCACTACTAGAGGACTCCGAGGAGATCGACGAGCCCTGCTTCGAGCCCTGCTACTGCGAGGGCAAAGAGGGCATCTTCCACGTCCACTGTGACAGTAAAGGATTTACAAATGTCAGCCAGATCTCCCAGATATGGAGTCGGCCCTTCAAGCTCAATCTGCAGAGAAACTCCATGAGGAAGCTTTACTTTAACAGCTTCCTTCATCTCAACAACGCCATATCCATTAATCTGGGTAACAATGCTTTGCAAGATATCCACGCTGGAGCATTCAATGGCTTAGGAATACTCAAACGGCTGTTCCTACACGAAAACAAATTAGAAGTTTTCCGGAATGACACTTTTCTGGGGCTGGAGAGTTTAGAGTATCTCCAGGCGGACTACAATGTTATCAAACGGATTGAAAGTGGTGCATTCAGGCACCTTCACAAATTGAGAGTGCTCATACTAAATGACAATCTGATCCCAGTGCTCCCAAACTATCTTTTCCGGTCCGTGTCGCTCACGCATCTGGACCTGAGAGGAAACAGACTAAAGACATTGCCATATAGGGGCATGCTGGAGTACGTTGGGAGGAGCTTAATGGAAATCCAGCTGGAGGAGAACCCCtggaactgtgtgtgtgagattgtcCAGTTAAAAACGTGGCTGGAGAGAATCCCTTATACAGCTCTGGTGGGTGAGATCACATGTGAGTACCCATTCCACCTACATGGCAAAGACTTGCGGGAAATCAAGCGCAGTGAGCTCTGTCCACTGCTCTCTGATGCCGAGATTGAGGCCAAGCTGGGAATTCCTCGGGTCCCATTCAGAAATGAGAACGCATGGCCTACTAAACCTTCCTCCATGCTCTCCTCCTTTCACAACACGGCATCTTCTGTGGAATACAAGGAAAGAGTTATCAAGCCTACCAAAAGACCTCGGCCCACAAAGAACCCCCCAACCCCTCGTAGCATCTACCCAGGCATGAACCAGCCCCCCATTGCTGGCTACCAAACAAGGCCTCCCATCCCAATAATTTGTCCGGCTGGATGTACCTGCAACCTTCACATCAACGACCTGGGGCTAACAGTGAACTGCAAAGAGAAAGGCTTTCACAACATCTCTGAGCTCCTGCCTCGGCCCCTCAATGCCAAGAAATTGTATCTCAGTGGGAACCTAATACAGAAAATCTACCGTTCTGATTTCTGGAACTTCTCAAGTTTGGATTTACTGCATTTAGGGAATAATCGGATATCCTACGTACAGGAGGGCGCCTTTATCAACCTGCCAAACTTGAAAAGTTTATATCTGAACGGGAATGACATTGAGCGACTCACCCCTGGGATGTTTCGGGGCCTTCAGATGTTGAGTTATCTCTACTTTGAGTATAATGTCATACGTGAGATCCAACCTAACTCCTTCTCCTTAATGCCAAACCTCCAGCTGGTTTTCCTCAATGACAACCTGTTGCGCTCCCTCCCCACTGACGCCTTTGCTGGCACCAATCTTGCACGCCTCAACCTCCGAAACAACTATTTCCTTTCAATGCCTGTGCCCGGTGTTCTGGAGCATCTGACCTCCATTGTCCAGATCGATCTCCATCAGAACCCCTGGGACTGCTCCTGTGATATCATCCCCCTCAAGCAGTGGCTGGAAAAGCTCTCCTCGGTCATTGTGGTTGGAGATGTCATCTGCAAGACACCAGAGTTTGCTTTTGGGAAGGACCTGCGTTCGCTGGAGGTGGAGGTCATCTGTCCTGAGCTCAAGTATTCTTCGGGCCCCTCACCAGCCCTGCCTGGTGGGGATGACCTCACCACAGGCAGCTCTGACATGGGGGAGGCAGGTGGGAGAGGGGCTGTCCCACTGTCTGTCCTCATCCTCAGCCTActcatcctcttcatctctgctgtgtttgtggctgcCGGGCTTTTCGCTTTTGTTCTACGTCGAAGGAAGAAGCTCCCCTACAGGAAACGTTCAGAAGTAGATCTGACCGGGATCCAAATGCAATGCAGGATTTTTGAGGACCCACCAAGGCAGAGTTGTGCCGGTAACACTGGCACACCAGAGAAACCAGCGCccagtatgcacacacacactcacactagtCACACACATGCCCACGGTCACGTTTATGATTACATCCCCCACCCTGTGACTCAGATGTGTAACAACCCCATCTATAAGCCTAGAGAGGGGGAGAtagcagaggaagacagagcGCAGTTTTCAGAGAAGAAAGACAATGGCAGCAGTAGCAACAGTAACTACAGAACCTTgttagagaaagagagagagtggaccCTGGCCGTCTCCAACTCTCAACTCAACACCATCGTCACAGTCAACCACACCACAGCTGACATGGCAGGATTTCATGAGAACGGAGGGCTCTGCCCTACAGTAATTGACAGTCAGAGGCCCACGCCAACAGTGGGCTTTGTAGACTGTTTGTATGGGACGGTGCCCAAACTAAAGGACATGCATGTGGCGCATGCGCATCCACCAGGCATGCAGTACCCGGATTTGCAGCAGGATGCACGGCTGAAGGAGACATTGCTTTTCACGGCGGGGAAAGGCTGCTACCCCGACCCGTCCCAAAGCGATTACCTCGAGTTAAGGGCCAAACTTCAAACCAAGCCGGATTACCTCGAAGTCTTGGAAAAATCTTACCGGTTTTAA